A stretch of the Chlorobiota bacterium genome encodes the following:
- a CDS encoding tetratricopeptide repeat protein: MKLFFKVSTFIIISLFQSQGLSAQTEIDKARVAVIQGDFTNAAKFFDEAVKKSPKDKQILIEAGDCYMELDNYNNAINYFEKAFEIDNKDAIVCRKRGEAFVSINNFQKGIESIRRAMSYDKNSLESYMALGRAYIAAGNDSLNKAEITIITARDKYKTSPEPFLALGELYYTRQVYELAITQFNEALSRDTSLVEPRVRLGRAYREMARRDDDISRKNELYNKALNEFTIVTYKAPKNARAWFERGEIYMLANQFEKAGGTFNEYVKLRPEDPRGDIMLSRAAFDGRFFNLSIDPLERILIKKDSLSMSFIPKAQIMLAKSYFASKNYLKARDLYKIIPANSLDDENFGFYTESIMQSGGDTSLALINYKTMITKNPKDCQVYKVIANILFKQKKYDEAIEFGNKYMEVCPDQPKGAIFQIIGYSHYSLKRYDKAIEAFTSLLGIDTTMLISYQMLISCYSIQKQTSKASEIAKLLLKRKFDEKSPKDGAMAYKILGKEKFDAKDYKPAIEFFDKAIKLVPDDAQNYLFVAYAYQLLNEKDNACKFYKLVLKYDPKNTDAPKNMKAIGCG; this comes from the coding sequence ATGAAGCTCTTTTTTAAAGTTTCCACATTTATAATAATATCATTATTCCAATCACAAGGTCTATCAGCTCAAACTGAAATTGATAAAGCTCGTGTTGCAGTCATACAAGGGGATTTTACAAATGCTGCTAAGTTCTTTGATGAAGCTGTTAAAAAATCTCCAAAAGATAAACAGATCTTAATTGAAGCGGGAGACTGTTATATGGAACTTGATAACTATAATAATGCAATAAATTATTTTGAAAAAGCTTTTGAAATTGATAATAAAGATGCAATTGTTTGTAGAAAACGTGGAGAAGCATTTGTTTCAATTAACAATTTTCAAAAAGGGATTGAATCGATTAGAAGAGCAATGAGTTATGATAAAAACTCTTTAGAAAGTTACATGGCTTTAGGGAGAGCATATATTGCAGCTGGGAACGATTCGTTGAATAAAGCAGAAATAACAATTATCACTGCAAGAGATAAATACAAAACGTCTCCTGAACCTTTTTTAGCTCTTGGAGAGCTCTATTATACTCGTCAAGTTTATGAATTAGCAATTACTCAATTTAATGAAGCACTTTCAAGGGACACATCATTAGTTGAGCCGAGAGTTAGATTAGGTCGTGCTTATAGGGAAATGGCAAGACGTGATGATGATATTTCTCGTAAAAATGAACTTTACAATAAAGCGTTGAATGAGTTTACAATTGTTACTTACAAAGCACCAAAAAACGCAAGAGCTTGGTTTGAACGAGGTGAAATATATATGTTAGCTAATCAATTTGAAAAAGCTGGAGGTACTTTTAATGAATATGTCAAACTAAGACCAGAAGATCCTAGAGGTGATATAATGCTGTCTAGAGCAGCTTTTGATGGAAGATTCTTTAATCTTTCAATTGATCCACTTGAAAGAATTTTGATTAAGAAAGATTCACTTTCAATGTCTTTTATTCCAAAGGCTCAAATTATGTTGGCTAAATCTTACTTTGCATCTAAAAATTATTTGAAAGCTAGAGATTTATATAAAATAATTCCTGCTAACTCTCTTGACGATGAAAATTTTGGTTTTTATACTGAAAGCATAATGCAATCAGGTGGAGATACCAGTTTAGCGCTGATTAATTATAAAACAATGATTACAAAGAATCCAAAAGATTGTCAAGTTTATAAAGTTATTGCTAACATTTTATTTAAACAAAAAAAATATGATGAAGCTATAGAATTCGGAAATAAATATATGGAAGTATGTCCTGATCAACCTAAAGGAGCAATATTTCAGATTATAGGTTATTCTCATTATAGTCTAAAAAGGTATGATAAAGCAATAGAAGCATTTACAAGTTTACTGGGAATTGATACAACTATGTTAATTTCTTATCAAATGTTGATAAGTTGTTATTCTATTCAGAAACAAACTTCTAAAGCATCTGAAATTGCTAAATTATTATTGAAACGAAAATTTGATGAAAAATCACCTAAAGATGGTGCAATGGCTTATAAAATATTAGGCAAAGAAAAATTTGATGCAAAGGATTATAAACCTGCAATAGAATTTTTTGATAAAGCAATTAAATTAGTTCCAGATGATGCTCAAAATTATTTGTTTGTTGCTTATGCTTATCAACTTTTAAATGAAAAAGATAATGCTTGTAAATTTTACAAGTTAGTTCTAAAATATGACCCAAAGAACACTGATGCTCCAAAAAATATGAAGGCTATTGGGTGTGGATGA
- a CDS encoding DUF1573 domain-containing protein — MKITKSLTVFIALIALSFTVSFAQQKIEVLDGLTHDWGKVAPQQLKTEIKIKNTGDKPLNIKEVRPGCGCTASKLDTNFLNPGEVATVSISLDAHNKAGDITKIVTITTDDPVNPSLVYTLKAFIKTSMTITPAEYFLANAPKISVESETKVQITNSGEENLTIETPEFISGNMKARFDLKKPVTLKPGEGMELKAYITPTVGGSMNGSVRVKTSSKERPEINFPVYGNVEDPTPPSTPATQVTNGNSVKEIPVLNPDLSTPTNNGAGTGSEKVKGKVSKTSNKKIKSSSNK, encoded by the coding sequence ATGAAAATTACAAAAAGCTTAACTGTATTTATTGCATTGATTGCCTTATCATTTACAGTGAGTTTCGCACAACAAAAAATTGAAGTTTTAGATGGTTTAACTCATGATTGGGGTAAGGTTGCTCCTCAACAACTTAAAACTGAAATCAAAATAAAGAATACTGGAGATAAACCATTAAATATTAAAGAAGTACGTCCTGGTTGTGGATGTACTGCTAGTAAACTTGATACAAATTTTTTAAACCCAGGTGAGGTTGCAACAGTTAGTATTTCTCTTGATGCACATAATAAAGCTGGTGATATTACAAAAATTGTAACTATAACAACTGATGATCCAGTTAACCCTTCACTTGTTTATACATTGAAAGCGTTTATTAAAACTTCAATGACAATTACACCTGCTGAATATTTTCTAGCTAATGCACCTAAAATTTCGGTTGAAAGTGAAACAAAAGTCCAGATAACAAATTCTGGTGAGGAAAATTTAACAATAGAAACCCCTGAGTTTATAAGTGGTAACATGAAGGCTAGGTTTGATTTAAAAAAACCAGTTACCTTAAAGCCAGGTGAAGGAATGGAGTTAAAAGCTTATATTACTCCTACTGTTGGAGGTTCTATGAATGGATCTGTAAGAGTAAAAACTTCTAGCAAAGAACGCCCTGAAATCAATTTCCCTGTATATGGAAATGTTGAAGATCCTACACCACCATCTACACCAGCTACACAAGTTACTAATGGAAATAGTGTAAAAGAGATTCCAGTACTCAATCCAGATCTATCAACTCCAACTAATAATGGAGCTGGAACCGGTTCCGAAAAAGTAAAAGGAAAAGTATCAAAAACTTCAAATAAAAAGATTAAATCTAGTAGTAATAAATAA
- a CDS encoding substrate-binding domain-containing protein encodes MRSSFLILMLISLFVISACQEPDPKSNTATSGKLILYVDELYVPIIKSLVDSFKVKVPKTDITIVRMNCREALDKLFQDQVNISTSLDTSASVAAIVGRDLILDERNALAKNGIAIKEYPIANDGLALVAAKNSKLEKTNKENLIKALNIPGMVYNDLDSNKGIEKVNFILNNQNSSSYESIKKQLTNGNNIRAFVQFYSTSDSVINEISKSNSISIMSWYRAHQDSSKVKTLELGWTDSSNIYPPVIVHPSTLVMGRYPIKQTITGYTFAVSNSSAVGFLAWISKSGISQKYLVSKGLQGLNIKFKLTEPDSWEEVEDMSLLLQK; translated from the coding sequence ATGAGAAGTTCATTCTTAATTTTAATGTTAATTTCTTTATTTGTAATATCTGCTTGTCAAGAGCCAGATCCTAAATCAAATACTGCAACATCTGGTAAATTAATTTTATATGTAGATGAGTTGTATGTGCCTATAATAAAATCTTTAGTAGATTCTTTTAAAGTAAAGGTTCCTAAAACTGATATCACAATTGTTAGGATGAATTGCAGAGAGGCATTAGATAAACTTTTTCAAGACCAAGTCAACATTTCAACAAGTCTTGATACATCTGCATCTGTTGCCGCAATTGTTGGTAGGGATTTGATTTTAGATGAAAGAAACGCACTTGCAAAAAATGGAATCGCAATTAAAGAGTATCCAATTGCAAATGATGGATTGGCTTTAGTAGCTGCTAAAAACTCTAAATTAGAAAAAACAAATAAAGAAAATTTAATAAAAGCTTTAAATATTCCGGGTATGGTTTACAATGATTTAGATTCAAACAAAGGGATAGAAAAAGTAAATTTTATTCTAAATAATCAAAACTCTTCAAGTTATGAATCAATAAAAAAACAGTTAACAAATGGAAACAATATAAGAGCATTTGTCCAATTCTATTCAACGTCCGATTCTGTAATAAATGAAATTTCAAAATCTAATTCTATTTCAATTATGAGCTGGTATAGAGCTCATCAAGACTCCTCAAAAGTGAAAACACTTGAGTTAGGTTGGACTGATTCATCAAACATTTACCCACCTGTTATAGTTCATCCATCAACTTTAGTAATGGGGAGGTACCCAATAAAACAGACAATAACTGGCTATACTTTTGCAGTTTCAAATTCTTCAGCTGTAGGGTTTCTTGCATGGATATCAAAGAGTGGAATATCTCAAAAATATCTAGTAAGCAAAGGTCTGCAAGGTTTAAATATAAAATTTAAATTAACCGAACCAGATTCATGGGAAGAAGTTGAGGATATGAGTTTATTGTTGCAAAAATAA
- a CDS encoding choice-of-anchor B family protein: MKKNVTLIILLFIIIISAHSQQKIRNYNTVLFDTLNPSPPKNAQERYSALWGYTSKDGREYALLGGYNGTHIIDISDKPIKQVAFIPGTPSGWRELKAVNGYAYVVTEGSGGNGDGLQIIDLTKLPTSATLVKNDTSLYKTAHTISQEGSFIYVHGTQAQAGVNGGTFIYDVSIDPINPKIVGKWTGRYVHDAIIKNDTMYCSAINDGRLDIVYLGKDRKNPQFVTDIRYPGAGTHNSDLTVNSKYIMTTDEVGTTAKTLKIWDRSDINNISKVTDWTPSLDEIIHNVHTKGDIAVIAWYTAGTRIVDISDPIHPAEIGYYDTYLGPNGGYSGNWETYPYFKSGKIIASDMQNGLYVFNISKVIKGSINGVVTDAVTKLPIANVPIIIPKLGKQILSDNQGRYSYYGAIDTLNFNAAVINYFPTSGKLNVTKEGNIYNIEMTQMALSNYKIVAIDGKTKQDIPKFSFRVINRPEYGNSVDSQIPIYLPKDSLYQIYVGAWGFNSELVSTTSSKNGIINVTLNNGYFDDAELDFGWSFTDSKDKGVLISHWEKGVPIRTRTQVQGRGLVEIQPGEDHSAKFPFQNNAFITGIAGSESGAGTTDIDSGTVTLTSPIMDLSSYTNPVLNCWLWYSRDGNVQNSPDDSLKIYISNDGGVIWNLIDVIADSPQKWFEKSYNIKKFVNQTSQTQFRIVGSDLGNPSLVEAGMDDFSVSDLIVKNVDNYRDDTTFLVKVLGNPVAQDIIFEMMLSEPQQNATIEIYNITGERVLTSNKRIANSGRSVVRVPASELQSGAYNYVIKFINTQVTGKFIKE, from the coding sequence ATGAAAAAAAATGTAACATTAATAATTCTACTTTTTATTATAATAATTAGTGCACATTCACAACAAAAAATTAGAAATTATAATACAGTTTTATTCGATACTTTAAATCCTTCACCACCTAAAAATGCACAAGAAAGGTATTCAGCACTTTGGGGTTATACATCAAAAGATGGAAGAGAATATGCCTTGTTAGGTGGTTACAATGGTACTCATATAATTGATATTAGTGATAAGCCAATAAAGCAAGTTGCTTTTATTCCAGGAACTCCGAGTGGATGGAGAGAACTAAAAGCAGTAAATGGTTATGCATATGTAGTAACTGAAGGGAGTGGAGGAAATGGAGATGGACTTCAAATCATTGATTTAACTAAATTACCAACAAGTGCCACTCTAGTCAAAAATGATACTTCACTTTATAAAACTGCACACACTATTTCTCAAGAAGGTAGTTTTATTTACGTTCATGGAACACAAGCCCAAGCTGGTGTAAATGGTGGTACTTTTATTTATGATGTATCAATTGATCCAATTAACCCAAAAATTGTTGGGAAATGGACTGGAAGATATGTTCATGATGCTATTATCAAAAATGATACAATGTACTGTTCAGCTATAAATGATGGGAGATTAGATATTGTATATCTAGGCAAAGACAGAAAAAATCCTCAATTTGTTACTGATATTAGATACCCTGGTGCTGGAACTCATAACTCCGATTTAACTGTGAATAGTAAGTACATTATGACTACCGATGAGGTAGGAACAACTGCCAAAACTTTGAAAATATGGGATAGATCTGATATAAATAATATCTCAAAAGTGACAGATTGGACTCCATCGCTTGATGAAATTATTCATAATGTACATACAAAAGGGGATATTGCAGTTATTGCATGGTATACTGCTGGCACTAGAATAGTTGATATTAGTGATCCAATTCATCCTGCTGAAATTGGATACTACGATACTTACTTAGGTCCTAATGGTGGGTATAGCGGAAATTGGGAAACTTATCCTTACTTTAAAAGTGGTAAAATAATTGCTAGTGATATGCAAAATGGATTGTATGTTTTTAACATCTCAAAAGTAATTAAAGGTAGTATTAATGGAGTTGTAACTGATGCTGTAACTAAATTACCAATTGCGAATGTCCCAATAATTATACCAAAACTTGGTAAACAGATTCTTTCAGACAATCAAGGGAGATATAGTTATTACGGGGCTATTGACACTTTAAATTTTAATGCAGCTGTTATAAATTATTTTCCAACTTCTGGAAAACTGAATGTTACTAAAGAAGGAAATATATACAATATTGAAATGACTCAAATGGCACTTTCTAATTATAAAATTGTTGCTATTGATGGTAAAACAAAACAAGACATTCCGAAGTTTTCATTTAGAGTTATTAATAGACCAGAATATGGAAATTCAGTTGATTCTCAAATCCCAATTTATTTACCAAAAGATAGTTTATATCAGATATATGTTGGTGCTTGGGGTTTTAATTCTGAACTAGTAAGTACTACTTCTTCTAAAAATGGAATTATTAATGTGACTTTAAACAATGGATATTTTGATGATGCTGAACTTGATTTTGGTTGGTCATTTACAGATTCAAAAGATAAAGGTGTACTCATAAGTCATTGGGAAAAAGGAGTGCCTATTAGAACAAGAACACAGGTTCAAGGTCGTGGTTTAGTAGAGATTCAACCTGGAGAAGATCATTCTGCTAAATTCCCTTTCCAAAATAATGCATTTATTACTGGAATTGCTGGTTCTGAATCTGGAGCTGGAACAACTGATATTGACAGTGGAACTGTTACATTAACCTCCCCTATAATGGATTTAAGTTCATACACAAATCCAGTTCTCAATTGTTGGTTGTGGTATTCAAGAGATGGAAATGTTCAGAACTCACCTGATGATTCATTGAAAATATACATATCAAATGATGGAGGAGTAATTTGGAATTTAATTGATGTTATTGCAGATTCACCTCAAAAATGGTTTGAAAAAAGTTATAATATAAAAAAATTTGTAAATCAAACATCACAAACTCAGTTTAGAATTGTTGGATCTGATTTAGGAAATCCTTCATTAGTTGAAGCTGGTATGGACGATTTTAGTGTTTCAGATTTGATAGTAAAAAATGTTGATAATTATAGGGATGATACTACGTTCCTTGTAAAAGTGTTAGGTAATCCTGTAGCACAAGATATAATTTTTGAAATGATGCTTTCTGAACCTCAACAAAATGCTACTATTGAGATTTATAATATAACTGGTGAAAGAGTATTAACTTCAAATAAAAGAATTGCAAACTCAGGAAGAAGTGTTGTAAGGGTTCCAGCCTCTGAACTTCAAAGTGGAGCTTATAATTATGTTATTAAATTTATAAATACTCAAGTAACTGGAAAGTTCATTAAAGAGTAA
- the xerD gene encoding site-specific tyrosine recombinase XerD yields the protein MDSINLLLEKYFEYLLLEKGLANLTLYSYKFDLQRYIKFLNEKNIIDLNIINSKVIQEFIFVLCDIGLAGSSVARAVSSIRGFHEFLFLEKETNSDPSENIDVPKKTRHLPNVLTYDDILKILEVVFSDDKNTKYAIRDRAILEVMYASGLRITELRLLKISNLIFDYDIIRIIGKGNKERIVPIGKTAQIWVEKYRKESRIYLVKKSKENDDILFLNSSGSALSRNAIWEMTKKYASLAGINSNVYPHIFRHSFATHLLEGGADLRAVQEMLGHADISTTQIYTHVNRDYLKEVHKSYHPRA from the coding sequence ATGGATTCAATTAATTTGTTATTAGAAAAATACTTCGAATATCTTTTATTGGAGAAAGGTTTGGCGAATCTTACTTTGTATTCTTATAAATTTGATTTGCAGAGATACATTAAGTTTTTAAATGAAAAAAATATTATAGATCTAAACATTATAAACTCTAAAGTTATTCAAGAATTCATCTTTGTATTATGTGACATAGGCTTAGCAGGTAGCTCTGTTGCTAGAGCAGTTAGTTCAATAAGAGGTTTTCATGAATTTTTATTTTTAGAAAAAGAGACTAATTCGGATCCATCAGAAAATATTGATGTACCAAAGAAAACTCGGCATTTACCAAATGTATTAACTTATGATGACATATTAAAAATATTAGAAGTTGTGTTTAGTGACGATAAAAATACTAAATATGCAATTCGTGATAGAGCAATACTTGAAGTGATGTATGCAAGTGGATTAAGAATTACTGAACTAAGATTGTTGAAAATTTCAAACCTGATTTTTGATTACGATATAATAAGAATTATTGGTAAAGGTAATAAAGAAAGGATTGTTCCAATAGGTAAGACAGCTCAAATTTGGGTTGAAAAGTACAGAAAAGAATCAAGAATTTACTTAGTAAAAAAAAGTAAAGAAAATGATGACATATTATTCCTTAACTCAAGTGGAAGTGCTTTAAGTAGAAATGCTATTTGGGAAATGACAAAAAAATATGCTTCATTAGCGGGTATAAATAGTAATGTATACCCTCATATATTTAGGCATTCATTTGCTACACACTTGTTAGAAGGAGGTGCTGATTTGAGGGCTGTTCAGGAAATGTTAGGTCATGCAGATATTTCCACAACTCAAATATACACTCATGTTAATCGTGATTATTTAAAAGAGGTGCATAAAAGCTATCATCCAAGAGCTTAA
- a CDS encoding family 20 glycosylhydrolase: MKIILITFCLLSLRSSNIFSAEINALQPRPKVAYNHFGESFTISKSTVIITTDRNTKSVSKSISFLQKIIKQKLGDTLQVFDSITNVNAIYIGGNNSKLMNSLLQYIIPKGELKLKSQGYVLDINSKNIILSGSDSDGIFNSVTTLIQLFNNSKNNILLSGAHIWDYPDYEIRYVFSQHNILTQLTKSIKNILDTMAIYKLNGLQQSDYKLGILNIMNSNYFDSVSKMKSIADFGNINVIPATCGIGWSSQFLFHDPNLATGFPAYSKYFVEEDSGRIIPDSRVTLINGDFENVGSNDQFTGWSFYDGPNQSVFVDNNVFHSGYKSARCENFTVGNSSGNCRFNKTLQCDSFNYYTMSAWVKTQNFVADEFRLLALGNGGLNNGRSLTYTSFTIPQTSNGWIKVETRFNTLNFNSINLYVGSWGGRSGTIWIDDFKIQPAGMCNILRRAGTPLWLINKVTKELYVEGKDFSPIVDSMIYKTKGDFGIYHTPPPIKRTIGGKIKNGDTLIASYYHPLTCVADIDVSGSVMVSLSEDTLYTLIEDQVSRVNKIFNSNSFFMGHDEIRAFGWDSSDYKRKLSPRYILADNIKKCTEIIKKINSSSRIFMWSDMVDSLHNAVNNYYLINGDLRGIWNDIPKDIIITNWNLGKLDASMSFFEKLGFNQITSPYYDAGNSNGIKNSRIEMEKHKNVLGSMYTTWNSDYRFLPQFASYMWGAGAYIIHSPIDSNQLMTTTSTFDSIKIEADILPDNYDQSDAIISATIDGVYKNGNLLIDFKKQISRSTGNHFMGFIPSSISFIKYKITAINKQGFVRETPSYIIDKVSGLSGVKEIDSSILELKLSSK; the protein is encoded by the coding sequence ATGAAAATAATATTAATTACTTTTTGCTTATTAAGTTTACGTTCAAGTAACATTTTTTCAGCAGAAATTAATGCTCTGCAACCAAGACCAAAAGTAGCTTATAATCATTTTGGAGAAAGTTTTACAATTTCTAAAAGCACTGTAATTATTACTACTGATAGAAACACCAAGTCAGTTTCGAAAAGCATTTCATTTTTGCAAAAAATCATTAAACAAAAATTAGGTGATACCCTACAAGTTTTTGATTCTATAACTAATGTAAACGCTATTTATATTGGTGGAAATAACTCTAAATTAATGAATTCTTTATTACAATACATTATACCCAAAGGAGAATTAAAGCTCAAATCGCAGGGTTATGTGTTAGATATAAATTCTAAAAATATTATTTTATCTGGGTCTGATTCTGATGGGATATTTAATTCTGTAACAACTCTAATCCAACTCTTTAATAATTCTAAAAACAATATTTTATTATCTGGTGCTCATATTTGGGATTATCCAGATTATGAAATTAGGTATGTTTTTTCACAACACAATATTTTAACTCAGTTAACTAAAAGTATTAAGAATATACTTGATACGATGGCGATTTATAAACTTAACGGACTACAACAATCGGATTATAAATTAGGTATATTAAATATAATGAATAGTAATTATTTTGATTCAGTTTCCAAAATGAAAAGCATAGCCGATTTTGGGAATATCAACGTTATCCCTGCAACATGCGGAATTGGTTGGTCGAGTCAATTTCTATTTCATGACCCGAATTTGGCAACCGGCTTCCCAGCTTATAGCAAATATTTTGTTGAAGAAGATAGTGGGAGAATAATTCCAGATAGTAGAGTAACTTTAATAAATGGTGATTTTGAAAATGTTGGTAGTAATGATCAGTTTACTGGTTGGTCTTTTTATGATGGACCAAATCAAAGTGTTTTTGTAGATAATAATGTTTTTCATTCTGGGTATAAAAGTGCTAGATGTGAAAATTTTACAGTAGGCAATAGTTCTGGTAATTGCCGTTTTAACAAGACGTTACAGTGCGATTCCTTTAATTATTATACTATGAGTGCTTGGGTAAAGACTCAAAACTTTGTAGCAGATGAATTCAGACTTTTAGCATTGGGTAATGGTGGGTTAAATAATGGTAGATCACTTACTTACACATCATTTACAATTCCTCAAACATCAAATGGTTGGATTAAAGTTGAAACAAGGTTTAATACTTTAAATTTCAATTCAATTAATTTATATGTTGGTTCATGGGGAGGTAGGTCTGGTACAATATGGATTGATGATTTCAAAATTCAACCAGCAGGAATGTGCAACATTCTAAGAAGAGCAGGGACACCTTTATGGTTAATCAATAAAGTTACAAAAGAGTTATATGTTGAAGGAAAAGATTTTTCTCCGATTGTTGATTCTATGATTTATAAAACTAAAGGTGATTTTGGAATATATCATACCCCTCCACCCATTAAGAGAACTATAGGTGGTAAAATCAAAAATGGTGATACTCTAATTGCATCTTATTATCATCCATTAACCTGTGTGGCAGATATTGACGTGTCTGGGTCAGTTATGGTTTCATTATCTGAAGATACATTATATACTCTTATTGAAGATCAAGTTTCAAGAGTTAATAAAATATTCAACTCGAATTCATTCTTTATGGGTCATGATGAAATTAGAGCTTTTGGATGGGATAGTTCTGATTATAAAAGAAAACTTTCACCGAGATATATTTTAGCAGATAACATCAAAAAATGCACTGAAATTATAAAGAAAATTAACTCTAGTTCCAGAATATTTATGTGGAGTGATATGGTTGATTCTTTACATAATGCTGTGAATAATTATTATTTAATTAATGGTGATCTAAGGGGAATATGGAATGATATTCCTAAAGATATAATTATAACAAATTGGAACTTAGGCAAGCTCGATGCAAGCATGTCTTTTTTTGAAAAGCTTGGGTTTAATCAAATTACCTCACCTTACTATGATGCAGGTAATTCTAATGGAATTAAAAATTCAAGAATAGAAATGGAAAAACATAAAAACGTATTAGGTAGTATGTATACAACTTGGAATTCTGATTACAGATTTTTACCACAGTTTGCATCATACATGTGGGGTGCAGGAGCATATATTATTCATTCCCCAATAGATTCAAACCAATTAATGACTACAACATCTACTTTTGATTCTATTAAAATTGAAGCAGATATATTGCCAGATAATTACGACCAAAGTGATGCAATTATTAGTGCAACTATTGATGGAGTTTATAAAAATGGTAATTTACTAATAGATTTTAAAAAACAAATTTCAAGATCTACTGGAAATCATTTCATGGGGTTTATTCCATCAAGTATAAGTTTCATAAAATATAAAATTACTGCTATTAATAAACAAGGCTTTGTTAGAGAAACTCCGTCATATATTATTGATAAAGTAAGTGGTTTGAGTGGTGTTAAGGAAATTGATTCATCAATTTTAGAATTGAAGTTAAGTAGTAAGTAA
- a CDS encoding bifunctional 4-hydroxy-2-oxoglutarate aldolase/2-dehydro-3-deoxy-phosphogluconate aldolase, which translates to MKDFLMNLKLEKLIAVVREPSFERGLEITNSLLEIGVKNIEITLTTPNAFKIVEALIINDKNIFVGIGSVFTKNELLKGIDLGISFYASPIFNKDLVELAKNKNVISMPGALSPTEIFQANALGADIIKIFPMPCDGVNFIKSILAPMPFLKIAPSGGVNHENICDYINAGATAVNVGTWLTSGSKIDITNKFNLLKISLKEI; encoded by the coding sequence ATGAAAGATTTTTTAATGAATTTAAAGTTAGAAAAGTTAATTGCAGTTGTAAGAGAACCTAGTTTTGAAAGAGGTTTAGAAATTACCAATTCTTTATTAGAAATTGGAGTCAAAAATATTGAGATAACTTTAACAACTCCAAATGCATTTAAAATTGTAGAAGCATTAATTATAAATGATAAAAATATTTTTGTTGGAATTGGTAGTGTATTTACAAAAAATGAATTATTGAAAGGAATTGATTTAGGAATTAGCTTTTATGCCTCACCAATTTTTAATAAAGATCTAGTTGAATTAGCTAAAAATAAAAATGTAATTTCCATGCCTGGCGCTTTAAGTCCTACAGAAATTTTCCAAGCGAATGCTTTAGGTGCAGATATTATAAAAATTTTTCCTATGCCTTGTGATGGAGTAAATTTCATCAAATCCATATTAGCTCCAATGCCATTTTTGAAAATAGCTCCAAGTGGTGGTGTTAATCATGAGAACATTTGTGATTATATTAATGCTGGGGCTACAGCAGTAAATGTAGGTACTTGGTTGACTTCTGGAAGTAAAATTGATATTACAAATAAATTCAATTTGTTGAAAATTAGCTTAAAAGAAATTTGA